The Mesotoga sp. UBA6090 genome contains a region encoding:
- a CDS encoding 1-acyl-sn-glycerol-3-phosphate acyltransferase has product MKLAFSIAELAITWILVPILLYAGAPFSAALGMRIFGSVIIAGSLFLSIYSALVLYYWSGRLPTFFFGPETTVQSGPYRFVRHPFNAGFIAFIFGLGILCGDYWRLHYVVVVAAAVVLYSLFQERLAIKRIDSYKEDKEKIPFMIPDPRRRISFDESRSIPWQFIVASFVVKLVILFVLPSRVKNSKVLRQKRPFVIAMAHQTHFDGPLIFYSTWRYIRFVGTAIYVDRLGLLGWLSVIPVRRYAVDTSAIRQMLATIKQGVPLGIAPEASRSWDGRPLHTKREIWKLFRMLKIPIIPVKFFGVQRLWPRWSKIFSVGTSTIEFGNPIEADDPQLEEKVMDFLGKEDPTFKLPYRNYKHIEKLIWRCPSCGTISSIKGFRSGFSCSSCGKSWTKPTVNEVIQIHDKIMPGSMGLSFPIKDDVIYNGKKVVATMYEDQATIGDYRLDYNLIKNSSIEKSIEPVFGIANEMVSFVSTTSALMWQEVVDFQIKFRLKRENYHTDLWG; this is encoded by the coding sequence ATGAAACTAGCCTTTTCGATCGCCGAGTTGGCGATAACATGGATTTTAGTTCCAATTCTTCTCTACGCAGGCGCTCCGTTTTCGGCAGCACTGGGTATGAGGATTTTCGGTTCCGTAATCATTGCCGGATCTCTTTTTCTGTCGATCTACTCCGCTTTGGTCTTGTATTACTGGTCGGGAAGACTTCCGACCTTTTTCTTCGGTCCTGAAACCACTGTTCAGAGCGGGCCGTACAGATTTGTCCGCCATCCATTCAATGCAGGATTCATAGCCTTTATCTTTGGACTTGGCATTCTCTGTGGGGATTACTGGAGACTGCATTACGTTGTGGTTGTCGCCGCAGCGGTTGTACTGTATTCTCTTTTCCAGGAAAGACTCGCCATAAAGAGAATCGATAGCTATAAAGAAGACAAAGAGAAGATACCCTTCATGATTCCTGATCCGCGAAGGCGAATTTCTTTTGACGAATCCAGATCAATCCCATGGCAGTTCATCGTCGCTTCCTTCGTTGTGAAGCTCGTTATTCTCTTTGTTCTGCCTTCAAGAGTAAAAAACTCGAAAGTGCTTAGGCAGAAGCGGCCCTTCGTAATTGCCATGGCGCATCAAACACATTTTGATGGTCCTCTGATCTTTTATTCCACATGGCGATATATAAGATTTGTTGGCACAGCCATTTATGTTGACAGATTAGGATTGCTGGGTTGGTTGAGCGTAATCCCAGTTAGAAGATATGCCGTAGATACTTCGGCTATCAGGCAGATGCTCGCGACAATTAAGCAGGGAGTTCCTCTTGGAATCGCTCCAGAGGCATCAAGATCATGGGATGGCAGACCTCTTCATACAAAAAGAGAGATATGGAAGCTCTTCAGGATGTTGAAGATTCCCATAATTCCAGTCAAGTTCTTCGGAGTTCAGCGGCTTTGGCCAAGATGGTCGAAGATATTCTCTGTCGGTACTTCCACTATTGAATTTGGAAATCCCATTGAAGCAGATGATCCACAGCTCGAAGAAAAGGTTATGGATTTTCTGGGCAAGGAGGATCCCACATTCAAACTCCCTTACCGGAACTACAAGCACATCGAAAAGCTGATATGGCGCTGTCCTAGCTGCGGAACCATATCCTCAATCAAAGGATTCAGAAGTGGCTTTTCCTGCTCTTCCTGTGGGAAAAGTTGGACAAAGCCAACTGTGAATGAAGTCATTCAAATACACGACAAAATCATGCCGGGAAGCATGGGGCTGTCCTTTCCCATAAAGGATGATGTCATATATAACGGGAAGAAAGTTGTTGCCACTATGTATGAAGATCAAGCGACTATCGGAGACTACAGGCTGGATTACAACCTTATAAAGAACTCTAGTATAGAGAAAAGCATTGAACCGGTCTTCGGGATTGCAAATGAAATGGTGAGCTTCGTATCGACAACAAGTGCACTGATGTGGCAGGAAGTTGTCGACTTTCAGATCAAATTTAGACTTAAAAGAGAAAACTATCACACTGATCTCTGGGGATAG
- a CDS encoding HAMP domain-containing sensor histidine kinase, with the protein MSDRRKFSTATQVAIYSVVLVVFILCASALFVYAVSENVFIRNYSAEMRKIFMDSPMGKGFRYGVGRMSIGRGSTEFYVRIDETVVQNPSELVAVPDVEGYVRTRIEGSSYLLYGFWNGTEKVVLGARMDDLDFFLESLATTLLLSLLVGVALSVIGGLLLGNRVSKPIKDTSRLLKEITMDDLSRRVESEPKTSELAELKESLNKALDRIQDGYSRQEQFSSDIAHEIRSPLTSILGFSRLIKRWGSSDPEVVKEAAESISDTADKMMTITESLLFLSQPSIELNSTTFSIRELVDELISNTNSAKSLNFKIDVPDIDISSDRVLLKIVLKVLVENAIKFGKDGPIEIVWSNGVLSVRDYGKGIEKDEIGKIFDRFYRSDSSRGSEGHGLGLSIASKICKVLGLSIGADNCADGGAVFKVGGLR; encoded by the coding sequence TTGTCAGATAGAAGAAAGTTTTCTACGGCAACTCAGGTAGCCATTTACTCGGTGGTGCTTGTAGTATTCATCCTCTGTGCATCTGCTCTCTTCGTGTATGCTGTTTCCGAGAACGTCTTCATCAGAAATTACTCCGCAGAGATGAGAAAGATCTTTATGGATTCCCCCATGGGCAAAGGGTTTAGGTATGGCGTGGGAAGAATGTCGATAGGGAGGGGGTCCACGGAGTTCTACGTAAGAATCGACGAGACGGTAGTTCAAAATCCCTCAGAACTTGTCGCGGTTCCCGATGTTGAAGGATACGTGAGAACAAGAATAGAAGGGAGTTCCTATCTTCTATATGGTTTCTGGAACGGAACTGAGAAAGTCGTCCTTGGGGCAAGGATGGACGATCTTGATTTCTTTCTTGAAAGTCTGGCTACCACGCTTCTTCTCTCGCTTCTTGTAGGGGTCGCCCTATCTGTGATTGGTGGTCTTCTTCTTGGAAACAGGGTTTCCAAACCTATCAAAGACACTTCGCGTTTGCTCAAAGAGATTACAATGGATGATCTTTCGAGACGAGTCGAGAGTGAGCCGAAAACTAGCGAGCTTGCTGAACTGAAGGAATCTCTCAATAAGGCTCTGGACAGGATACAAGACGGATACAGCAGGCAGGAACAGTTCTCTTCAGATATTGCACATGAAATTCGTTCTCCACTCACTTCGATACTCGGCTTCTCAAGATTGATTAAGCGCTGGGGCTCTAGTGATCCCGAGGTCGTAAAAGAGGCTGCCGAAAGCATTTCAGACACTGCAGACAAAATGATGACAATCACTGAATCCCTTCTATTCCTCTCACAACCAAGTATTGAGTTGAATTCCACGACTTTCAGCATCAGAGAATTGGTGGACGAGCTGATTAGCAACACAAATTCTGCGAAATCCCTTAATTTCAAGATTGATGTGCCGGATATTGACATCAGTTCGGATAGAGTTCTACTGAAGATCGTTCTCAAGGTTCTTGTCGAAAACGCGATAAAATTCGGGAAAGACGGACCAATTGAGATCGTTTGGTCAAATGGCGTTCTCAGCGTTAGGGACTATGGGAAGGGCATCGAGAAGGATGAAATAGGCAAGATATTTGACCGATTTTACAGAAGTGATTCCTCAAGAGGCAGTGAAGGACATGGGTTAGGCCTTTCCATTGCAAGCAAGATCTGTAAGGTTTTAGGGCTTTCAATCGGTGCTGATAACTGCGCAGATGGAGGAGCAGTGTTCAAAGTGGGGGGATTGAGATGA
- a CDS encoding response regulator transcription factor: protein MKGRILAVEDDIHIGKLLRMELSHEGYEVEVLTDGKEALKHLEKELPDLLILDVMLPGLDGFTVLEEIREYISTDLPVIMLTAKGEVKDRIRGLRSGADDYLPKPFVIEELLARIEAVLRRKGKVERISYHELMLDLQSREASVSGEPLQLSRTEFDLLAALLSNAGIVMSKERLLEKVWGSEDWGNPNVVEVYINYLRKKLGKTGERIKTVRGSGYVVR from the coding sequence TTGAAAGGAAGGATTCTGGCCGTAGAAGACGATATACACATAGGAAAATTGCTTCGCATGGAGCTGAGCCACGAAGGATACGAAGTTGAAGTGTTGACCGATGGAAAGGAGGCATTAAAGCATCTAGAAAAAGAGCTTCCTGATCTTCTTATCCTTGACGTGATGCTTCCCGGTTTGGATGGCTTCACAGTATTGGAGGAGATCAGAGAGTATATTTCGACTGATCTTCCCGTTATAATGCTTACCGCTAAAGGTGAAGTTAAGGACAGAATACGAGGTTTGAGGAGCGGTGCAGATGATTACTTGCCGAAACCATTTGTAATTGAGGAACTTCTGGCCAGAATCGAAGCAGTACTCAGACGCAAAGGGAAAGTGGAAAGGATCAGCTACCACGAACTCATGCTCGACCTTCAGTCTCGTGAGGCCTCAGTAAGTGGAGAACCTCTTCAGTTAAGTCGAACCGAATTTGACCTTCTGGCCGCTCTGCTATCGAACGCAGGAATTGTGATGTCAAAGGAAAGATTACTTGAAAAGGTTTGGGGAAGCGAGGACTGGGGCAATCCCAATGTTGTGGAAGTATATATTAACTACTTACGCAAGAAACTCGGAAAGACGGGCGAAAGAATAAAAACGGTGAGGGGCTCTGGCTACGTTGTCAGATAG
- a CDS encoding DMT family transporter: MKQKSKAYVNLLLVVIFWGMTFPVQKNILEGLSPVFYNALRFSIALIVLVPLRKKLGLKLTKKSLSRGLILGLFLSGGYVFQTWGLVYTTASKSAFITSLYVGLVAIIGPIVDRRIPSRYQVLALGISLIGLYFLTTPEAGFNFGDLLTALCAVSFALHVVLISFFTQKEDVDEMELLVPQFVVVLLVNMTLIPFVRGSVYINGSILFVALFSAVFATIFAVAVQLKYQRFLGSVGASLIYVGEPAFALFFAMIILKEIPGKMEVVGLLLMTAGMVFGGISSFVMRDRSVKKG, translated from the coding sequence ATGAAGCAGAAGTCGAAGGCATATGTCAATTTATTACTGGTAGTAATTTTCTGGGGAATGACTTTTCCGGTGCAGAAGAACATACTGGAAGGTCTTTCTCCAGTATTCTATAATGCGCTTCGGTTTTCGATTGCCCTGATTGTCCTGGTTCCTCTGAGGAAGAAGCTTGGACTGAAACTCACAAAGAAGAGCCTCTCCCGGGGTCTGATTCTAGGGCTTTTCCTTTCCGGAGGTTATGTATTTCAAACGTGGGGACTGGTTTACACCACGGCATCGAAGAGCGCTTTTATAACGTCTCTTTACGTGGGCTTGGTCGCAATCATTGGGCCCATTGTAGACAGGCGAATCCCCAGCCGCTATCAGGTCCTTGCTTTGGGGATATCTTTGATAGGATTGTATTTTCTTACAACACCCGAGGCCGGCTTCAACTTTGGTGACCTGCTAACCGCTCTTTGCGCAGTCTCTTTCGCCCTACATGTTGTTTTGATCTCTTTCTTCACTCAAAAAGAAGATGTCGACGAAATGGAGCTTCTTGTCCCTCAATTTGTCGTAGTACTTCTTGTCAATATGACGCTCATTCCTTTCGTCAGGGGAAGCGTGTACATAAACGGATCAATACTCTTTGTTGCGCTGTTTTCTGCCGTGTTCGCAACAATCTTCGCGGTCGCAGTACAGCTGAAATATCAGAGGTTTCTCGGTTCCGTAGGAGCATCTCTGATCTACGTAGGTGAACCGGCCTTTGCACTGTTCTTCGCAATGATCATACTGAAAGAGATTCCGGGTAAAATGGAAGTAGTGGGTTTGCTTCTCATGACTGCTGGAATGGTATTTGGAGGGATCTCGTCCTTCGTAATGCGTGATAGGAGTGTGAAGAAGGGTTGA
- a CDS encoding DUF4384 domain-containing protein — MKRVLLLAIVILSVSVFATSVSYDPQGLMFLSRPGASINVNVSLNKGMGSTYYGGESLGLSFSVDRSAYVAVLDIDPSGQIQVLFPNVYDQDNYVQGGRTYTLPTDKATTRYNLQVQSQRGRETIIVVASTSPLNFLGNVFSLFDRYPFPYLSQSINNLSVVIDPVFNTSWGMGYTYFYNSYVPFTVRTTIRADRNDANVYVDGIFMGKSPVTTTLETGTHTVYLYTDRNLVYGPATINIQPGSSDFQFSLLPNYIYGYLEVTSIPDGQVYVDGQYAGDTPYRDFEKVGSHTVTVSKWGYHDAKQNVYINRDMTTSVDLRLTEKTEEEKKTDNIILFSIIGVLIAGIVIAIVLGASN; from the coding sequence GTGAAAAGAGTTTTGCTTCTTGCAATCGTAATACTAAGTGTCTCCGTATTTGCCACCTCGGTTTCGTACGATCCACAGGGGCTGATGTTCTTGAGCAGACCGGGGGCGAGTATCAATGTTAACGTAAGTCTGAACAAGGGTATGGGATCAACTTATTATGGCGGTGAATCACTGGGACTATCTTTTTCAGTAGATAGAAGTGCTTACGTGGCCGTTCTTGACATCGATCCGTCTGGTCAGATTCAGGTTCTCTTCCCGAATGTATATGATCAAGACAACTATGTACAGGGTGGACGAACCTACACCTTGCCAACCGACAAAGCGACAACGAGGTACAATCTACAGGTCCAGTCACAGAGAGGAAGAGAGACTATCATAGTCGTTGCTTCCACATCTCCACTGAACTTCCTGGGCAACGTTTTCTCTCTCTTCGACAGATATCCATTCCCTTACTTGAGTCAAAGCATCAACAACCTTTCGGTAGTTATCGATCCGGTTTTCAACACAAGCTGGGGAATGGGTTACACATACTTCTATAATAGCTATGTGCCTTTTACTGTAAGGACAACAATCAGAGCAGACAGAAACGACGCTAACGTATATGTGGATGGAATTTTCATGGGAAAGTCGCCGGTTACGACGACTCTGGAAACCGGGACTCACACAGTCTATTTATACACGGACAGAAATCTTGTGTACGGTCCTGCGACTATTAACATACAGCCTGGCTCGAGCGATTTCCAGTTCTCCCTGTTGCCAAACTACATTTACGGTTATCTAGAAGTAACATCGATTCCCGATGGCCAGGTTTATGTCGATGGACAATATGCTGGCGATACACCCTACAGAGACTTTGAAAAGGTCGGAAGTCATACTGTTACTGTCTCTAAATGGGGTTACCACGACGCAAAGCAAAATGTCTATATCAACAGAGACATGACGACTTCAGTCGACTTAAGGCTCACCGAAAAGACCGAAGAAGAGAAGAAAACCGACAACATTATTCTCTTCTCCATAATCGGAGTGCTGATAGCAGGAATTGTCATTGCAATAGTGCTTGGTGCTTCCAACTAA
- a CDS encoding L-lactate dehydrogenase yields the protein MKVTIIGAGMVGSSIAYATMIKGIAREIALVDINKELAKGQAMDLSHGNAYVRPIRIHGGDYDVSSDSDVVVITAGRPQKGGESRLQLLTDNARIVKEAVTKSLSFSKEPVFIIVSNPVDVLTWVAWKASGLPRNRIIGSGTTLDTARLRQSIADHCQLDPRNVHAYVLGEHGDSEIVNWSHADIAGIPLTDFCRNCGRDCEGDLFQKLFEETKNAAYRIIEKKGSTFYGIGLAVSKVLSTIFNNQHSVLTVSTVHSEFEGLKDVPFSVPTILGREGVERILKVGLSSEELKGLSNSAGVIADAIESLRDEEGLA from the coding sequence ATGAAAGTCACGATAATCGGAGCCGGAATGGTAGGTTCGTCAATTGCATATGCAACAATGATAAAAGGTATTGCAAGAGAGATAGCTCTTGTTGATATAAACAAGGAACTTGCCAAAGGTCAGGCAATGGACTTGAGTCACGGCAATGCCTATGTTAGACCAATAAGAATTCATGGTGGAGATTACGACGTCTCTTCAGACTCGGATGTAGTTGTAATAACGGCCGGTAGACCTCAAAAAGGAGGAGAGAGTCGCCTCCAACTTCTGACGGACAACGCAAGGATAGTGAAGGAAGCGGTGACTAAATCTCTTTCCTTCAGCAAAGAGCCAGTTTTCATAATCGTGTCGAATCCCGTCGACGTTCTTACATGGGTAGCATGGAAAGCGTCCGGTTTGCCAAGAAACAGAATAATAGGCTCGGGAACAACTTTAGATACGGCAAGGCTCAGACAGAGTATTGCAGATCATTGCCAGCTTGATCCAAGAAATGTACACGCTTATGTTCTTGGTGAACATGGTGACAGCGAGATCGTCAACTGGTCTCACGCAGACATTGCCGGAATTCCTCTAACCGACTTCTGCAGAAATTGCGGGAGAGACTGCGAGGGTGACCTCTTCCAGAAGCTTTTCGAAGAAACTAAAAATGCTGCTTACAGAATTATTGAAAAGAAGGGTTCAACATTCTACGGAATAGGACTGGCTGTATCGAAAGTGCTTTCAACAATTTTCAACAATCAGCATTCAGTTCTAACAGTTTCAACCGTTCACTCGGAGTTTGAAGGACTGAAGGATGTTCCTTTCAGCGTTCCCACCATACTTGGTAGAGAGGGAGTTGAAAGGATTCTAAAGGTAGGCCTATCGTCAGAGGAGTTAAAGGGACTATCAAACTCAGCAGGCGTTATCGCCGATGCCATAGAAAGCCTAAGGGATGAGGAGGGATTAGCGTGA
- the ispG gene encoding flavodoxin-dependent (E)-4-hydroxy-3-methylbut-2-enyl-diphosphate synthase: MSKAVEVGSVLIGGGNPITVQSMTNTKTSDISATIDQIQKLTQAGCDLVRVSVPDLESAEALKEISSLSRIPVIADIHFDHRLAIESIRNGAAKVRINPGNIGAEWKVIETVRVAREYGVPIRVGANSGSLDRNFSSYDRPIALAESALAQVRILESVGFEDILISLKSSSVSETVSANEYLFEKTNYPLHLGVTEAGFGLDSTVKSSIGIGTLLLKGIGDTIRVSMSGDPVQEVEVGLSILKSLGLRRGVDVISCPTCARTEIDVEALARKIKNWVGSIDADLSVAVMGCVVNGIGEGSEADIGIAGTTSGGVIFVKGEIVEEVKREDLEVRFRHWFDELLSGGDR; encoded by the coding sequence ATGAGCAAGGCAGTTGAAGTCGGTTCCGTGCTGATTGGCGGAGGAAATCCAATCACAGTTCAATCAATGACAAACACCAAGACTTCAGACATCTCTGCCACTATAGACCAGATTCAGAAGCTTACGCAAGCCGGCTGCGACCTTGTCAGGGTCTCAGTTCCCGATCTGGAATCTGCCGAGGCTCTCAAGGAGATCTCTTCATTGAGCAGAATACCTGTGATTGCTGACATTCACTTCGATCACAGGCTTGCCATTGAATCGATTAGAAACGGAGCTGCTAAAGTGCGTATAAACCCCGGGAACATAGGTGCGGAATGGAAAGTCATAGAGACGGTCAGAGTTGCTCGAGAATATGGTGTTCCGATCAGAGTCGGTGCAAACTCCGGTTCCCTTGACAGGAATTTCAGTTCATATGATAGACCAATCGCTCTTGCAGAAAGCGCTTTAGCGCAGGTAAGAATACTCGAGAGCGTGGGATTCGAGGACATACTGATTTCTCTTAAGTCTTCATCGGTATCAGAGACTGTGAGTGCAAATGAATACCTGTTCGAGAAGACCAACTATCCGCTTCACCTTGGTGTTACAGAGGCAGGTTTTGGGCTTGATTCAACCGTAAAGTCTTCTATTGGTATTGGCACACTCTTGCTCAAAGGCATTGGAGACACCATAAGAGTATCGATGTCGGGTGACCCCGTTCAAGAAGTAGAAGTTGGATTGAGCATTCTCAAGTCGCTGGGACTTAGAAGGGGTGTCGATGTGATCTCCTGTCCGACCTGTGCAAGAACCGAAATTGACGTTGAAGCTCTTGCGAGAAAAATCAAGAACTGGGTAGGCAGTATAGATGCCGACCTTTCGGTTGCAGTGATGGGCTGTGTAGTTAACGGGATCGGAGAAGGTAGTGAGGCAGACATTGGGATCGCTGGAACGACCTCGGGCGGAGTGATATTTGTCAAAGGCGAGATCGTGGAGGAAGTGAAAAGGGAAGACCTTGAAGTAAGGTTCCGACATTGGTTTGATGAACTCTTGTCGGGAGGTGATAGATGA
- a CDS encoding site-2 protease family protein: MVLSIIYFLLILTGIVVVHELGHYLFSRLFGVRVIEFAIGMGPKLWSKKGKNTTFRINAFPIGGYVRPAGEDLDNIDSSVPANEQIQNKPAWQRFIIYFSGPAFSILLGFLILSLVAVVWGFQEVRIDKIEPGSPAAISGMMPGDRIVTVNGKTLIDNTRLSEAVATGDRIDLVVLRDGKEVEISLLPELLPQEAFIVIGNTTGEPGAVLSSINGAAFNGDYVGYSGVLSPESTVRLGFSDGTTLSGTLLTYSPTEERYAMGIYYANFKPLLTTDFGQFREGDRLLSVNGIKTDTSYDLTTMSQLLSLKSNELLIQLTGKESTFAKYGFPEEFVVSIEREGQIMELTVSKNEMIALVAEAGAFAQGSDYWYPDSALKAVGLGVQWANNLLFTMVKVVGSLFTGGASINEFTGPIGLVTIVDQAVSLGLRIVLFLAGFISLNLGVINLIPFPALDGGRMLLALLEMITRRKLDPKIEGLINVIGFMILMGFMIYITFIDIGRWL, encoded by the coding sequence ATGGTATTGTCAATAATATACTTTCTTCTCATTCTGACCGGGATAGTTGTGGTGCATGAATTGGGTCACTACTTGTTCTCCAGGCTTTTCGGAGTGAGAGTTATTGAATTTGCTATTGGAATGGGTCCTAAACTGTGGTCAAAGAAGGGAAAGAATACTACTTTTAGAATAAACGCATTTCCAATTGGCGGCTACGTTAGACCTGCCGGAGAGGATCTCGACAACATCGATTCTTCCGTTCCCGCCAATGAGCAGATTCAGAACAAACCGGCCTGGCAGAGATTCATCATCTATTTTTCAGGCCCGGCTTTCTCTATACTTCTGGGTTTTTTGATACTCTCCCTCGTTGCCGTAGTTTGGGGTTTTCAGGAAGTAAGAATCGACAAAATCGAGCCCGGCTCACCCGCTGCGATATCCGGAATGATGCCCGGGGACAGAATAGTTACTGTAAATGGAAAGACCCTAATAGACAACACCCGGCTCAGTGAAGCGGTTGCTACAGGCGATAGGATAGATCTTGTTGTGCTTAGGGATGGTAAGGAAGTTGAAATCTCTCTTCTGCCCGAACTGCTTCCCCAAGAGGCCTTCATTGTCATCGGCAATACGACTGGTGAACCCGGTGCGGTCCTTTCCTCAATCAACGGCGCTGCCTTTAACGGTGACTACGTTGGATACTCTGGTGTGCTTTCACCCGAAAGCACGGTAAGACTTGGCTTTTCTGATGGAACGACTCTCTCGGGCACGCTCCTAACTTATTCACCAACAGAGGAACGCTACGCGATGGGAATATACTATGCAAATTTCAAACCCTTACTGACCACCGATTTCGGTCAGTTCAGGGAGGGCGATCGTCTGCTTTCGGTTAACGGGATAAAGACTGATACAAGTTATGACCTGACGACCATGAGTCAGCTGCTTTCCTTGAAATCGAATGAGTTGCTAATTCAGTTAACTGGCAAAGAGTCTACCTTTGCAAAGTATGGCTTTCCAGAGGAATTCGTTGTTTCCATAGAACGCGAAGGTCAGATAATGGAATTAACGGTGAGCAAGAACGAAATGATTGCCCTCGTCGCTGAAGCCGGGGCTTTCGCACAGGGTAGTGACTATTGGTATCCCGACAGCGCTCTGAAGGCAGTAGGTCTGGGCGTTCAGTGGGCAAACAACCTGCTGTTTACTATGGTTAAGGTTGTCGGTAGCCTCTTCACAGGGGGAGCAAGTATCAACGAGTTCACCGGCCCGATAGGACTAGTGACAATAGTCGATCAGGCAGTAAGTCTCGGTCTTAGAATCGTGCTTTTCCTCGCAGGATTCATCTCATTGAACCTTGGAGTGATTAATCTGATCCCCTTTCCAGCACTTGATGGGGGCAGGATGCTTCTAGCATTACTTGAAATGATAACCAGAAGGAAACTGGATCCGAAAATTGAAGGCTTGATCAACGTAATTGGTTTTATGATATTGATGGGTTTCATGATTTACATAACATTCATTGACATAGGCAGGTGGCTATGA
- the dxr gene encoding 1-deoxy-D-xylulose-5-phosphate reductoisomerase → MKKRLAVLGSTGSIGSQTLEIVDKIEEIEIVAISTGHNFASFSKQLSKFHPKFAATLERNEDLVDSFPGTTFFHGEEGIETMLEKSRPDYAMLAVSGAAGLRFSLKAAEVCSRLCLANKESIVCGGNLLLEKCASEEVELIPVDSEHSGLFQLLDGTIRPERILITASGGALRDWPKEKIHQASPEDVMKHPVWSMGNRITVDSASMVNKGLEVIEAKYLFGFDSSEIDTYICRNSFVHAGVVYDDGVVKLHVGRPDMRIPISYSLTYPARHNLFGEERIVGIPIVLEELQQDRFPALTLAREICGTVSKQIAYNAADEIAVHAFMKGRMPFGSIYNIIERTVAGTDDQNPTDYSQIIEIDSFARRLAKEEVNRWYCQ, encoded by the coding sequence ATGAAAAAAAGGTTGGCTGTTCTTGGTTCTACTGGTTCTATAGGATCACAGACACTCGAAATAGTAGATAAGATTGAAGAAATCGAAATTGTGGCCATTTCCACTGGCCACAATTTCGCCTCTTTTTCTAAACAGCTTTCGAAATTTCACCCCAAATTCGCCGCCACTCTAGAAAGAAATGAGGATCTAGTTGATTCCTTTCCGGGAACAACCTTTTTCCACGGTGAAGAGGGGATCGAAACAATGCTCGAGAAGTCCCGACCCGATTATGCGATGCTTGCGGTTAGCGGAGCGGCCGGACTGAGATTTAGCCTTAAGGCGGCTGAAGTCTGCAGCAGATTGTGTCTTGCGAACAAAGAGTCTATCGTTTGTGGAGGAAACCTGTTGCTAGAAAAATGTGCCAGTGAAGAAGTCGAACTGATCCCGGTCGACTCAGAGCACAGCGGCCTCTTTCAGCTTCTTGACGGAACTATTCGCCCAGAGAGAATCTTAATAACCGCATCTGGCGGCGCCCTGAGGGATTGGCCGAAAGAAAAGATTCACCAAGCAAGCCCTGAAGATGTCATGAAACACCCTGTTTGGTCTATGGGAAACAGAATAACCGTTGATAGCGCTTCAATGGTTAACAAGGGACTTGAAGTCATTGAAGCGAAATATCTCTTTGGATTCGATTCGAGTGAAATTGATACTTACATATGTAGAAACAGCTTTGTTCATGCCGGCGTTGTGTACGATGATGGCGTTGTGAAACTCCATGTGGGTCGCCCGGACATGCGAATTCCGATTTCATATTCGCTGACTTATCCTGCGCGTCATAATCTTTTCGGAGAAGAGAGGATAGTCGGCATTCCAATTGTCCTGGAAGAACTGCAGCAAGATAGATTTCCCGCTCTGACACTTGCGAGAGAGATTTGTGGAACTGTCAGCAAGCAGATCGCTTACAATGCAGCAGATGAAATAGCAGTCCATGCTTTTATGAAGGGCAGGATGCCTTTTGGGAGCATTTACAATATAATTGAAAGGACGGTCGCAGGTACCGATGATCAAAACCCGACCGATTACAGTCAAATAATCGAGATTGACAGCTTTGCAAGAAGACTGGCTAAAGAAGAGGTGAATAGATGGTATTGTCAATAA
- a CDS encoding RnfABCDGE type electron transport complex subunit B produces the protein MTVVNSVLFMAILGIGAGVFLAFASAKFAVKKDPRITLIEASLPGVNCGACGFPGCSAFAKAITDGKAPLDGCIPGKRSGVPEKLKLIMETDVDKLTVLFEEAEEDAEKTLEKLIATSGKEVKASPPKPKRPTQEEIESYKEKLKENSRATLIFAVLPNINCGICGSPGCAAFALKVAGKEENADKCVPGKRQNAPEKVAKIMELSQSEIQKIIEDTSGEPAEIKKKFES, from the coding sequence ATGACCGTAGTCAATTCAGTTCTGTTTATGGCCATACTGGGCATAGGAGCAGGTGTCTTTCTAGCTTTCGCCTCCGCGAAGTTTGCAGTTAAGAAAGATCCAAGAATCACACTCATAGAAGCTTCTTTGCCAGGCGTTAACTGTGGCGCCTGTGGTTTCCCGGGTTGCTCGGCTTTTGCAAAGGCTATTACCGATGGAAAAGCTCCGCTGGATGGGTGTATTCCCGGCAAGCGGTCCGGCGTTCCGGAAAAACTGAAGCTAATCATGGAGACGGACGTCGACAAGCTCACCGTTCTCTTTGAAGAGGCAGAGGAAGATGCGGAAAAGACACTGGAAAAGCTGATCGCCACCTCCGGGAAAGAAGTAAAAGCATCGCCGCCCAAGCCCAAAAGGCCAACCCAAGAAGAAATCGAAAGCTACAAGGAAAAGCTCAAGGAGAATTCCAGAGCAACGCTGATCTTTGCCGTTCTTCCTAATATAAACTGTGGTATATGTGGTTCTCCAGGATGTGCTGCTTTTGCCCTGAAGGTTGCCGGCAAGGAAGAGAACGCAGATAAATGCGTCCCCGGGAAAAGACAGAACGCGCCCGAAAAAGTCGCGAAGATTATGGAGCTTTCCCAATCAGAGATTCAAAAGATAATTGAAGATACTTCTGGAGAACCAGCTGAGATAAAAAAGAAGTTTGAGTCATGA